From Pelmatolapia mariae isolate MD_Pm_ZW linkage group LG22, Pm_UMD_F_2, whole genome shotgun sequence, a single genomic window includes:
- the znf706 gene encoding zinc finger protein 706 produces MARGHQKIQSQQKNAKKQAEMKKAKGHDQKTAAKAALVFTCAVCRSQMPDPKTFKQHFESKHPKSPLPPELEGVEA; encoded by the exons ATGGCACGAGGGCATCAGAAGATTCAGTCCCAGCAGAAAAACGCCAAGAAGCAGGCGGAGATGAAGAAGGCCAAAGGTCACGATCAAAAGACGGCGGCCAAGGCAGCGCTCGTATTCACCTGCGCTGTGTGCAGA TCTCAGATGCCGGACCCCAAAACCTTCAAGCAACACTTTGAGAGCAAACACCCAAAATCCCCTCTGCCCCCCGAGTTAGAGGGAGTGGAGGCGTAG